Proteins from a genomic interval of Clostridium sp. M62/1:
- a CDS encoding BMP family ABC transporter substrate-binding protein translates to MNHSSAEEYKKARRAGLKAFREAAGKGRYPYLPALDEMLAHTKTAGRIPIGVFEIPLSRVTGTKTAARSESFACNFMPILSEKTEFSSKWEQLYMAQLSEGIRDPIKVYEYMNHFYVREGNKRASVMKYVGAAGIAAEIIRILPRRDGKKETEAFYQYAEFNRVTGIFDLLFSEPESYRRLADWFDEDLVSNWKEAHVRELRAAFARFCSCYQKKAGKEELSEESDAFITYLQIFGYGGLLEESDGEIRARIERVWQELELAKKEKKVALIEDEEVVERDGKRERDRGGLFGYLLPGAEQKKEFRVAFINDKEPETSAWAYGHELGWQALKAKYGNRISVSVFNNCGSEEAVKDALAKAVLQKNDMIFTTSAQMRSQALEAAVNHPEVKILNCSVNASYRSIRSYYARMYEAKFILGMIAASMAEDSRIAYVADYPVYGAVANINAFAIGAQMIRPDAKVYLKWSNLKKTGWKREIRKGRFSIVSGPDLKLPAEESRMFGLLRYNRKKEVFENLAMPFIDWGRYYSLLVDSVMDGNFNSKEITGSGRAVNYFLGMSAGVVSVLLSSRIPYGTKKMIDLFEKEIVQGNLSPFDGEIRTRKGKLKGEGSGPLSAFQIVKMDWLNENVVGRIPSVDEFKDDARAFLEALGVEVEEPEETDGNDATDSREAEGRSENNEGSDYRG, encoded by the coding sequence ATGAACCATTCATCAGCAGAGGAATACAAGAAAGCCAGACGTGCGGGGCTTAAGGCATTTCGGGAGGCAGCCGGAAAGGGAAGGTATCCCTACCTGCCGGCTCTGGACGAGATGCTCGCCCACACGAAGACAGCGGGAAGAATACCCATAGGCGTGTTTGAGATTCCCCTTTCCCGGGTGACGGGCACAAAGACGGCAGCCCGCTCGGAGAGCTTTGCATGTAATTTTATGCCGATACTGTCGGAAAAGACAGAGTTTTCCAGCAAATGGGAGCAGCTCTATATGGCTCAGCTTTCAGAGGGAATCCGCGACCCCATTAAAGTCTACGAGTATATGAACCATTTCTATGTCCGGGAGGGAAATAAGCGGGCCAGCGTCATGAAGTATGTGGGGGCCGCGGGAATTGCAGCCGAGATTATCCGCATTCTGCCTAGGAGGGACGGAAAGAAGGAGACGGAAGCCTTTTATCAGTATGCGGAATTTAACCGCGTGACAGGAATTTTTGATCTTCTCTTTTCAGAGCCGGAGTCCTACCGGAGACTGGCAGACTGGTTCGACGAGGATCTGGTGAGCAACTGGAAGGAGGCCCATGTGAGGGAGCTTCGCGCTGCCTTTGCCCGGTTCTGCAGCTGTTATCAGAAAAAGGCGGGAAAAGAGGAACTGAGCGAGGAGAGCGATGCATTCATAACCTATCTGCAGATTTTTGGCTACGGCGGACTTCTGGAGGAGAGCGACGGGGAGATCCGGGCCAGGATTGAGAGGGTATGGCAGGAGCTGGAGCTTGCAAAGAAGGAAAAAAAGGTGGCCCTTATCGAAGATGAGGAGGTGGTGGAACGGGACGGAAAGCGCGAAAGGGACAGGGGAGGCCTCTTCGGCTATCTGCTCCCCGGCGCAGAGCAGAAGAAAGAGTTCCGCGTCGCCTTTATCAATGACAAGGAGCCGGAAACTTCAGCCTGGGCCTATGGGCATGAGCTGGGCTGGCAGGCTCTGAAGGCAAAGTACGGAAACCGAATATCCGTTTCAGTGTTTAACAACTGCGGCAGCGAAGAGGCGGTCAAAGATGCGCTGGCAAAGGCGGTGCTCCAGAAAAACGACATGATCTTCACCACCTCTGCGCAGATGCGCAGCCAGGCTCTGGAGGCTGCGGTCAACCATCCGGAGGTTAAGATCCTGAACTGTTCGGTCAACGCTTCCTACCGCTCCATCAGAAGCTATTATGCGAGAATGTATGAGGCCAAGTTTATCCTTGGCATGATCGCCGCATCCATGGCTGAGGACAGCCGGATCGCTTATGTGGCAGACTATCCCGTTTACGGCGCCGTGGCGAATATCAATGCCTTTGCTATCGGAGCCCAGATGATCCGGCCTGATGCAAAGGTTTACCTGAAATGGTCAAACCTTAAGAAAACCGGGTGGAAGAGGGAGATCCGAAAGGGCAGATTTTCGATTGTATCCGGCCCGGATCTCAAGCTGCCCGCAGAGGAGAGCCGCATGTTCGGCCTTTTGCGGTACAACCGGAAAAAGGAAGTATTTGAAAATCTGGCCATGCCGTTTATCGACTGGGGAAGGTATTACTCCCTGCTTGTGGACTCTGTGATGGACGGGAATTTTAACTCAAAGGAGATCACAGGCAGCGGCAGGGCTGTCAACTATTTCCTTGGAATGTCTGCCGGCGTGGTGAGCGTCCTTCTCTCATCCAGAATCCCCTACGGGACGAAAAAAATGATTGATCTGTTTGAGAAGGAGATTGTGCAGGGGAATCTGTCGCCTTTTGACGGGGAGATACGCACCAGAAAGGGAAAGCTGAAAGGAGAGGGAAGCGGTCCACTGAGCGCTTTTCAGATCGTCAAGATGGACTGGCTCAATGAAAATGTAGTCGGGCGGATCCCTTCAGTGGACGAATTCAAGGATGATGCAAGAGCATTTCTGGAGGCTCTCGGAGTAGAGGTGGAGGAGCCGGAGGAGACAGACGGAAATGATGCGACGGACAGCCGGGAGGCAGAAGGAAGGAGCGAAAATAATGAGGGTTCTGATTATCGCGGATGA
- a CDS encoding O-acetylhomoserine aminocarboxypropyltransferase/cysteine synthase family protein, which produces MSKKRSIETTCIQGGWQPENGEARILPIYQSTTFKYSTSEQMGRLFDLEENGYFYTRLANPTNDTVANKICEMEGGVAAMLTSSGQAANFYSVFNICSAGDHFICAATVYGGTSNLFTVTMKKMGIDVTLVDPDASEEELDAAFRPNTKCVFGESIANPALVVLDIEKFAKAAHSHGVPLIIDNTFPTPINCRPFEWGADIVTHSTTKYMDGHAMTVGGCIVDSGNFDWEAHKDKFPGLTTPDASYHGIIYTEKFGKGAYITKATAQVMRDLGSIQAPMNAFLLNIGLETLHLRMPRHCENALKVAEYLKSREDVAWVNYPGLEGDKYYELAKKYMPGGTCGVISFGLKGGREAASVFMDKLKLAAIVTHVADARTCVLHPASHTHRQLTDEQLVEAGVDPAMIRFSVGIENADDIIEDIRQALED; this is translated from the coding sequence ATGAGCAAAAAGCGTTCAATCGAGACAACGTGTATTCAGGGAGGATGGCAGCCGGAGAACGGAGAGGCAAGAATCCTTCCGATTTACCAGAGCACGACATTTAAGTATTCCACCAGCGAACAGATGGGACGTCTTTTCGATCTGGAAGAGAACGGATACTTTTACACCAGGCTTGCCAACCCGACGAATGATACAGTGGCAAACAAGATCTGTGAGATGGAGGGCGGCGTGGCAGCCATGCTGACTTCTTCCGGACAGGCGGCAAACTTCTACTCTGTATTCAATATCTGCTCGGCAGGGGACCATTTTATCTGCGCAGCTACCGTTTACGGGGGCACTTCAAACCTCTTTACTGTCACCATGAAAAAAATGGGCATCGATGTAACACTGGTGGATCCGGATGCCTCTGAGGAGGAGCTGGATGCAGCCTTCCGCCCCAATACCAAATGCGTTTTCGGCGAGTCCATCGCCAATCCGGCCCTGGTGGTGCTGGACATTGAGAAGTTCGCCAAGGCGGCTCACAGCCACGGCGTTCCGCTGATCATTGACAACACCTTTCCCACGCCGATCAACTGCCGTCCCTTTGAGTGGGGAGCCGATATTGTCACACACTCTACCACGAAATATATGGACGGCCACGCCATGACCGTGGGCGGCTGTATCGTGGACAGCGGAAATTTCGACTGGGAGGCTCACAAGGACAAGTTCCCGGGCCTTACCACCCCGGATGCCTCCTACCATGGAATTATCTATACGGAGAAATTCGGAAAGGGCGCATATATTACAAAGGCTACCGCACAGGTGATGAGGGACCTGGGTTCCATTCAGGCTCCGATGAATGCCTTCCTGCTGAATATCGGCCTGGAGACGCTTCACCTGAGAATGCCGCGCCACTGTGAAAATGCCTTAAAGGTGGCTGAATACTTAAAATCCAGAGAGGACGTGGCCTGGGTCAATTATCCGGGGCTTGAAGGAGACAAGTATTACGAGCTGGCGAAAAAATATATGCCAGGCGGAACGTGCGGCGTAATCTCCTTCGGGTTAAAGGGAGGAAGAGAGGCAGCATCTGTCTTCATGGATAAATTAAAGCTGGCAGCGATTGTGACACATGTGGCTGATGCGCGCACCTGCGTCCTGCATCCGGCCAGCCATACACACCGCCAGCTTACAGACGAGCAGCTTGTGGAGGCGGGAGTGGATCCGGCTATGATCCGCTTCAGTGTAGGCATTGAAAATGCAGACGATATTATTGAGGATATTCGCCAGGCTCTTGAGGACTAG
- a CDS encoding S66 family peptidase, producing MVKTVGIVSLSSGMLGEAFVRHELRLGIRRLEQYGLEVRFMEHAKKGIDYIREHPEKRAEDLLAAFRDPAIDMILCAIGGDDTYRLLPYLFEHDELKRAVGDKIFLGFSDSTMNHFMLNKMGLKTFYGQSFLTDVCELEPEMLPYTRQYFEELIETGGIKEISPSRVWYESRTDFGEEQMGVRLKQHPDRGFELLQGNAVFSGKILGGCLDTIFDMFDGGRYADSPKLCTRYGLFPAASEWKGKILFLETSEEKMAPEKYQRAVTASKDTGVFGAVSGVIVGKPMDETYYEAYKRILAECIDNPLLPVVYNVNAGHALPRCIIPFGVDAVVDAESQKITFGERRL from the coding sequence ATGGTGAAAACAGTTGGAATTGTCAGCCTGTCCAGCGGAATGCTAGGGGAGGCTTTTGTCAGACATGAGCTGAGGCTTGGAATCAGGCGGCTGGAACAATACGGGCTGGAAGTCCGGTTTATGGAACATGCAAAAAAAGGAATTGATTATATCAGGGAACATCCGGAAAAGCGGGCCGAGGATCTGCTTGCGGCGTTTCGCGATCCGGCGATCGATATGATTCTGTGCGCCATAGGGGGCGATGACACCTACAGGCTCCTCCCTTATCTGTTTGAGCATGATGAGCTGAAGAGGGCAGTCGGGGATAAGATCTTTCTCGGTTTTTCAGATTCCACTATGAATCACTTTATGCTGAACAAAATGGGGCTTAAAACCTTTTACGGCCAGTCTTTTCTCACGGATGTCTGTGAGCTGGAGCCCGAGATGCTCCCCTATACCAGACAGTACTTTGAAGAGCTGATTGAAACGGGAGGAATCAAAGAGATCAGTCCCAGCAGGGTGTGGTATGAGAGCAGAACAGATTTTGGGGAGGAGCAGATGGGAGTCCGATTAAAACAGCATCCCGACAGAGGATTTGAGCTGCTGCAGGGAAACGCTGTTTTTTCAGGAAAAATTCTCGGCGGATGTCTCGATACCATATTTGACATGTTCGACGGGGGGAGGTATGCAGATTCGCCAAAGCTCTGCACACGGTACGGTCTGTTTCCGGCAGCCAGTGAGTGGAAGGGAAAAATTCTGTTTCTGGAGACAAGCGAGGAAAAGATGGCGCCGGAGAAGTATCAGAGAGCAGTCACTGCATCAAAGGATACCGGAGTGTTCGGGGCAGTGAGCGGAGTGATAGTCGGAAAACCCATGGACGAGACATATTATGAAGCGTATAAGCGGATTCTGGCTGAATGTATAGACAATCCGCTTCTTCCGGTGGTGTACAATGTCAATGCAGGCCACGCCCTTCCCCGCTGCATCATCCCCTTTGGAGTGGATGCGGTCGTGGATGCGGAAAGCCAGAAAATCACTTTTGGGGAAAGGCGGCTTTGA
- a CDS encoding YesL family protein translates to MIERIFDTDNGFWQTVGRVGDLILLTLLTFVCCIPVITAGASLCAMHYVCFKMMENDNSSTIKNFFHSFRQNLAQGAVMTLIMGAVGFLLWYDGWFLRQISGTPLGSGILFFAGWALYIYLLFVYVVLFLYLFPLQARFYNPLAATFKNAVIAGFKNLPKTVMMLIGDGCVFLIIVLCFVYFPQIAFLPPLIALPLCAWYNAWVLRGLLGLVPGKLDLPVPDGGDVKEPKTREQREDEK, encoded by the coding sequence ATGATAGAGCGTATTTTTGACACAGACAATGGATTCTGGCAGACGGTCGGAAGGGTGGGCGACCTGATTCTTCTGACGCTTCTGACCTTTGTCTGCTGCATTCCGGTTATCACAGCAGGGGCATCCCTGTGCGCCATGCACTATGTGTGCTTTAAGATGATGGAAAACGACAACAGCAGTACAATAAAAAATTTTTTTCACAGCTTCAGACAGAATCTAGCTCAGGGAGCTGTCATGACCCTGATTATGGGGGCGGTCGGATTCCTGCTCTGGTATGACGGATGGTTTCTCCGGCAGATCTCCGGCACGCCGCTTGGGAGCGGAATTCTGTTCTTTGCAGGCTGGGCGCTTTATATTTACCTGCTGTTTGTCTATGTTGTGCTGTTTTTGTATCTGTTTCCACTCCAGGCGAGGTTCTACAACCCTCTCGCCGCGACGTTTAAAAACGCAGTGATAGCCGGATTTAAAAATCTTCCGAAGACGGTGATGATGCTCATCGGTGATGGATGCGTATTTCTGATCATAGTTCTCTGCTTTGTCTATTTTCCGCAGATAGCCTTCCTTCCTCCTCTCATTGCCCTGCCCCTCTGTGCCTGGTACAATGCCTGGGTACTCAGGGGACTGCTGGGGCTTGTTCCTGGAAAGCTTGACTTGCCTGTGCCGGACGGCGGCGATGTTAAAGAGCCGAAGACCCGGGAGCAGAGAGAGGATGAAAAGTAG
- a CDS encoding metallophosphoesterase family protein: MRVLIIADEESRALYDHYDSSRLRDVDLILSCGDLSASYLEFLVTMGHAPVVYIMGNHDDRFRAHPPEGCICVEERVFNYKGLRIAGLGGSLRYKPDGIYMYTEEEQKKRVQKLKRQIQKYHGIDVFLTHAPARGLGDGEDFPHRGFECFHEILDEFHPKYMFHGHQHLNYGSGTRENRKNDTRIINGYQSCRVEIGPEEYPAEYENTGSLIFDLYNKLKRQGKQ, from the coding sequence ATGAGGGTTCTGATTATCGCGGATGAGGAGTCCAGGGCGCTTTATGATCACTATGACAGTTCCAGGCTGCGGGATGTGGACCTGATCCTCTCCTGCGGAGATCTGAGCGCCTCCTACCTGGAATTTCTTGTGACAATGGGACATGCCCCTGTGGTCTACATTATGGGAAACCATGACGACCGGTTCCGCGCACATCCGCCGGAGGGCTGCATCTGCGTGGAGGAGCGGGTGTTCAACTATAAGGGGCTTCGCATTGCCGGGCTGGGGGGAAGCCTGCGGTACAAGCCGGACGGCATTTACATGTACACGGAGGAGGAGCAGAAAAAGAGAGTCCAGAAGCTGAAGCGTCAGATTCAGAAATACCACGGGATCGACGTATTCCTGACCCATGCCCCTGCCAGGGGGCTGGGGGACGGAGAGGATTTCCCTCACCGGGGCTTTGAATGTTTTCACGAGATCCTGGACGAGTTCCACCCAAAATATATGTTTCACGGACACCAGCATCTGAATTACGGCTCTGGGACCAGAGAAAACAGAAAGAACGATACGAGAATTATCAACGGCTATCAGTCCTGCAGGGTGGAGATCGGGCCGGAGGAATACCCGGCTGAGTATGAAAATACGGGTTCTCTGATTTTTGATCTCTACAATAAGCTGAAGCGGCAGGGAAAGCAGTAA
- a CDS encoding PucR family transcriptional regulator → MNSNSTFQTTLEEIKKITGIELMLLRPGGGMTAFTCPPGREDTERAEQFAASGADFQSFGELCLVKVADRGKTEFVLAGRGSGDVLTCLRLAALQISGLIRFQKDRFDRENFIKRVVLGHLLPVDVDDQAKRFRLDGRVSRTVFLIETREDGGDSDVILQILRPLYGETAGGFLFKTAHRKYVYVRTMREGESTEGLEEIGRNIVDVINTEGMQDACLSFGTPTKKLSGLSESYREACLAMRIGRIFSRESHVVAYDRLGMGRLIYSLPMPLCRKFLDEVFACAGPDELDEEALMTIRQFFDDSLNIAETARHLYIHRNTLVYRLDKLQKLLGLNIRNFEDAMLLRLGLMVHEYVKEKAENIEEEDI, encoded by the coding sequence TTGAATTCAAACAGCACATTTCAAACGACACTGGAAGAAATAAAGAAAATAACAGGGATAGAGCTGATGCTGCTGCGGCCGGGAGGTGGGATGACGGCGTTCACCTGCCCTCCCGGCCGGGAGGATACTGAACGGGCGGAACAGTTTGCCGCCTCAGGCGCAGATTTTCAGAGTTTTGGAGAGCTCTGCTTGGTAAAGGTTGCTGACAGAGGAAAGACAGAATTTGTTCTGGCTGGACGGGGAAGCGGAGATGTTCTCACCTGTCTGCGCCTGGCTGCTCTCCAGATTTCAGGGCTAATCCGCTTCCAGAAAGACAGATTTGACAGGGAAAACTTTATAAAGCGTGTGGTTCTCGGACACCTTCTCCCGGTCGATGTGGACGATCAGGCAAAACGGTTTCGGCTGGACGGCAGAGTGTCAAGAACGGTATTTTTGATAGAAACCAGAGAGGACGGCGGGGATTCGGACGTGATTCTTCAGATTCTTCGCCCCCTCTACGGGGAAACGGCAGGCGGCTTTCTGTTTAAGACAGCCCACAGAAAGTATGTCTACGTAAGAACGATGCGGGAGGGAGAGAGCACAGAGGGGCTGGAGGAGATAGGGCGCAATATCGTCGACGTGATCAATACGGAGGGGATGCAGGATGCCTGTCTCTCCTTTGGGACTCCTACCAAAAAGCTGAGCGGACTTTCCGAATCCTACAGAGAGGCCTGTCTGGCAATGAGAATCGGGCGTATCTTCAGCAGGGAAAGCCATGTGGTGGCCTACGACCGGCTGGGGATGGGGAGGCTGATTTACAGCCTCCCTATGCCTCTGTGCAGGAAGTTTCTGGACGAGGTATTTGCCTGTGCAGGGCCCGACGAGCTGGACGAGGAAGCTCTGATGACGATCCGCCAGTTCTTTGACGACTCCTTAAACATTGCAGAAACGGCCAGACATCTCTATATTCACAGAAATACTCTGGTTTACCGGCTGGACAAGCTGCAGAAACTGCTGGGACTGAATATCAGAAATTTTGAGGACGCCATGCTGCTGAGGCTGGGACTTATGGTGCACGAGTATGTGAAGGAGAAGGCGGAAAATATTGAGGAAGAAGACATATAA
- a CDS encoding TOBE domain-containing protein, producing MVDADVKENGGSVVLEFCGQSITLDAKRAAVLKEKGYIGKKITLGIRPEDLHDETDIERANKDACLHATIRVYEMLGAETFLYFDMDSATWTARVNPSVRVKPGDSVNLYMDTEKLHAFDIETENAIFN from the coding sequence ATGGTGGATGCAGATGTAAAGGAGAACGGCGGCAGTGTAGTGCTGGAGTTCTGCGGACAGAGCATTACCCTGGACGCAAAGAGAGCGGCTGTCTTAAAGGAGAAGGGTTACATCGGCAAGAAGATTACTCTGGGAATCCGTCCGGAGGATCTGCACGACGAGACAGACATTGAGCGTGCAAACAAGGATGCCTGCCTCCATGCAACCATCCGCGTATACGAGATGCTGGGAGCTGAAACCTTCCTGTACTTCGATATGGACAGTGCAACCTGGACGGCAAGAGTAAATCCTTCTGTCCGTGTAAAACCGGGCGACAGCGTTAACCTGTATATGGATACAGAGAAACTGCATGCCTTTGACATTGAAACAGAGAACGCAATTTTTAATTAA
- a CDS encoding DUF362 domain-containing protein, with protein MTPSNVYFTTFRTTFHENLLQKLERLVKKAGMLDQIDFSNKYAAIKIHFGEPGNLAYLRPNYSRVLVDLIKKNGGKPFLTDCNTLYVGGRKNALDHLDSAYMNGYNPFAIGCHVLIADGLKGTDDILVPVDGEYVKEAKIGRAIMDADIFISLNHFKGHESTGFGGALKNIGMGCGSRAGKMEMHNATSPFILQDQCIGCHACERDCAHGAISFPEKKAFIDESKCVGCGRCIGVCPVDAVANHCDESNDILNKKIAEYTLAVLKGRPHFHVSLVVDVSPYCDCHAENDVPIVPNVGMFASFDPVALDMACADAVNRQPVMAGSVLSEREHCHHDHFTDVHPETNWMVALEHAEKLGIGTREYNLITI; from the coding sequence ATGACACCGTCAAATGTCTATTTTACCACATTCAGAACCACATTCCACGAAAACCTGCTCCAGAAGCTGGAGCGCCTTGTAAAAAAGGCCGGCATGCTGGATCAGATCGATTTCAGCAACAAGTACGCTGCCATTAAAATCCATTTCGGTGAGCCGGGAAATCTGGCCTATCTTCGCCCGAACTATTCCAGAGTTCTCGTCGATCTGATTAAGAAAAATGGCGGCAAGCCCTTCCTGACAGACTGCAATACCCTCTATGTGGGCGGCCGCAAGAATGCGCTGGATCATCTGGATTCTGCCTATATGAACGGCTACAATCCATTTGCCATCGGCTGCCACGTCCTGATCGCAGACGGACTCAAGGGAACTGATGACATTCTCGTTCCAGTTGACGGGGAGTATGTAAAAGAAGCCAAGATCGGCCGCGCCATTATGGATGCCGATATCTTCATCTCTCTGAACCATTTTAAAGGCCATGAGTCAACAGGGTTCGGAGGAGCTCTCAAAAATATCGGAATGGGCTGCGGCTCCCGGGCCGGAAAAATGGAGATGCACAACGCCACAAGTCCCTTCATCCTTCAGGATCAGTGTATTGGCTGCCATGCCTGCGAGAGGGACTGCGCCCACGGCGCCATCTCCTTCCCGGAAAAGAAGGCTTTCATCGACGAGAGCAAGTGCGTTGGCTGCGGCCGCTGCATCGGCGTCTGTCCGGTAGACGCAGTAGCAAACCACTGTGATGAGTCCAATGATATTCTGAACAAAAAAATCGCCGAGTACACGCTGGCCGTGCTCAAGGGACGCCCCCACTTCCACGTCAGCCTTGTAGTGGACGTATCTCCATACTGCGACTGCCACGCAGAAAATGACGTGCCCATCGTGCCGAATGTGGGCATGTTCGCATCCTTCGATCCGGTTGCCCTGGATATGGCCTGTGCAGATGCAGTCAACAGGCAGCCGGTTATGGCGGGAAGCGTGCTGAGCGAGAGGGAACACTGCCACCACGATCACTTTACAGACGTGCACCCTGAAACCAACTGGATGGTGGCATTAGAGCATGCCGAAAAGCTCGGAATCGGTACGAGAGAGTACAATCTCATTACTATCTGA
- a CDS encoding vWA domain-containing protein yields MGIINANKRVSEERIECGGTVKVTLSLAACPCIGKESHDIVFAIDRSAKMEGSALEAAKKGIKAFIETLERESAQPEGYAGEKRVGLVSFSDTATVNSMLSPVVEQAARAAEGLTAGGKSNQAEAIRAAVKLLDMKTPGEKMLFLITDGQTPFRSQTDSAAAEARQAGVTVYCIGIAAPDGVNREALRSWASGPSDSHIIEIRELGEAQTAFERLMKNGCRHGATKIVINEEVNSDFAITSILTPTKGTATMINTTTLQWKIDSLGCRKCEGAVLEFYIRDVSQEGGRKFVNHCIRYCDAEGNEVSFPNPCVHVECCGEVRPDHFPEAVDFTIDGCQDVEVVDVGRICQEGLGRIVELNATVRNVCPGKRTALAAILTEIGMNGEECERGMKIFTIPAQNGKKCCDIQVKGIRFVLPEDVNDCGGDSICRKRRLRARLIAHSIDSGFSCGDAETNRGGGCRESLLD; encoded by the coding sequence ATGGGAATTATAAATGCAAATAAGAGGGTGAGTGAGGAAAGAATTGAGTGCGGCGGAACCGTTAAGGTAACCCTGTCACTGGCAGCCTGTCCCTGTATCGGCAAGGAATCTCATGACATTGTATTTGCAATCGACCGTTCCGCGAAAATGGAAGGGTCGGCTCTTGAGGCTGCGAAAAAGGGGATCAAGGCCTTTATTGAGACTCTGGAGAGAGAGTCTGCACAGCCGGAGGGATATGCAGGAGAAAAGAGAGTGGGGCTTGTGAGCTTCTCTGATACTGCAACCGTGAACTCTATGCTTTCTCCTGTTGTGGAGCAGGCGGCAAGGGCGGCAGAGGGACTGACTGCCGGCGGAAAATCCAACCAGGCAGAGGCGATCCGGGCAGCTGTGAAGCTGCTGGATATGAAAACGCCTGGTGAAAAAATGCTTTTCCTGATTACAGACGGGCAGACGCCGTTCAGGAGTCAGACTGACAGCGCAGCTGCTGAGGCCAGACAGGCGGGAGTTACTGTTTACTGTATCGGAATTGCCGCCCCTGACGGGGTAAACCGGGAAGCACTCCGCTCGTGGGCTTCAGGGCCGTCCGATTCCCATATCATCGAGATTCGGGAGCTGGGTGAAGCCCAGACAGCATTTGAGCGCCTTATGAAAAATGGCTGCAGGCACGGGGCCACAAAGATTGTAATTAACGAGGAAGTAAACAGCGACTTTGCCATTACGAGCATTCTGACACCGACCAAGGGAACGGCCACCATGATCAACACGACCACACTCCAGTGGAAGATTGACAGTCTGGGCTGCCGCAAATGTGAGGGGGCGGTTCTGGAGTTCTATATCAGAGACGTGTCCCAGGAAGGAGGCCGGAAATTCGTCAACCACTGCATCAGATACTGCGATGCAGAGGGAAATGAAGTGTCATTCCCGAATCCATGTGTTCACGTGGAGTGCTGCGGGGAGGTAAGGCCCGATCACTTTCCTGAGGCAGTGGATTTCACAATCGACGGATGTCAGGACGTGGAGGTAGTAGATGTGGGGAGAATCTGCCAGGAAGGACTTGGAAGAATCGTAGAGCTGAATGCAACTGTCAGAAACGTATGCCCCGGAAAGAGGACCGCGCTGGCAGCCATTCTCACCGAAATCGGCATGAACGGAGAAGAGTGCGAGCGCGGAATGAAAATTTTTACTATCCCGGCACAGAACGGGAAAAAATGCTGTGATATTCAGGTGAAGGGAATCCGGTTTGTACTCCCGGAAGATGTGAATGACTGCGGAGGGGATTCGATATGCAGAAAGAGAAGGCTGAGAGCCAGACTGATTGCCCACAGCATTGACAGCGGGTTTAGCTGCGGTGATGCAGAGACAAACAGGGGAGGCGGATGCAGGGAAAGCCTTCTGGATTAA
- a CDS encoding winged helix-turn-helix transcriptional regulator — MQAAKELPACPVETTLMLIGDKWKVLILRDLMPGTKRFGELKRSIGSVSQKVLTAQLRDMEEKGLVSRRVYAEVPPRVEYSLTELGRSLKPILDAMWIWGEGYQAKSKGSEAQ, encoded by the coding sequence ATGCAGGCAGCAAAGGAACTGCCGGCCTGTCCGGTAGAAACGACGCTCATGTTAATCGGAGATAAATGGAAGGTTCTCATTCTGCGGGATTTAATGCCCGGAACAAAGCGGTTCGGGGAATTGAAAAGATCCATTGGCAGCGTATCCCAGAAAGTGCTGACTGCACAGCTGAGGGATATGGAGGAAAAAGGGCTGGTGAGCCGCCGCGTCTATGCAGAAGTTCCGCCGCGGGTGGAGTACAGCCTGACTGAGCTGGGCCGCAGCCTGAAACCGATTCTGGATGCTATGTGGATATGGGGAGAAGGATATCAGGCGAAAAGCAAAGGTTCAGAGGCACAGTAA